The following are encoded in a window of Chitinophagaceae bacterium genomic DNA:
- a CDS encoding DUF4412 domain-containing protein: protein MLNTATNTVYLKGNNSRTDMVSALGKEITIFNSKSESAVILKEFSGQKLMITLSKENWRSKNKMNSSVKFELTGETKTIGGYNTRKAVANTADGKTFMIYYTPDILPANRDYDATFTNLPGLPVQYEIESGKTKFRYTLSKIAYEPVLVSQFDFPTSGYRIMTYEENQQLKKGK from the coding sequence ATCCTGAATACAGCCACCAATACCGTTTACTTAAAGGGGAACAACAGCCGTACTGACATGGTAAGTGCATTGGGTAAGGAAATAACCATTTTTAACTCTAAATCAGAGAGTGCCGTTATCCTTAAGGAATTCAGCGGGCAAAAGCTGATGATCACACTGAGCAAGGAGAACTGGAGGTCTAAAAATAAAATGAACAGCAGTGTTAAATTTGAACTTACCGGCGAGACCAAAACAATCGGGGGATATAATACCAGGAAGGCAGTTGCAAATACCGCCGATGGAAAAACGTTCATGATTTATTATACACCCGATATATTACCTGCCAACCGGGATTATGATGCAACCTTCACCAATCTGCCGGGTTTGCCGGTTCAATATGAAATAGAATCCGGCAAGACAAAATTCAGGTATACATTATCTAAAATAGCCTACGAACCTGTTCTGGTCTCACAATTTGACTTCCCAACCTCGGGATACAGAATAATGACCTACGAGGAAAATCAACAGTTGAAAAAAGGTAAATAA
- a CDS encoding DUF3467 domain-containing protein: MSNQPEQPGQINIEISEEVSEGVYANLAIITHSHAEFVIDFVNVMPGTPKSKVKSRIILTPFHAKRFMKAMIDNVKKFEAANGNIQDMEAVEIPFNFGGPAAQA; encoded by the coding sequence ATGAGCAACCAACCAGAGCAACCCGGCCAGATCAATATTGAGATCTCGGAAGAAGTATCAGAAGGGGTATATGCCAACCTGGCCATCATAACCCACAGTCATGCAGAGTTTGTGATCGATTTTGTGAACGTAATGCCCGGTACGCCCAAAAGCAAGGTAAAAAGCCGTATCATCCTTACCCCCTTTCATGCCAAACGGTTTATGAAAGCAATGATCGATAATGTAAAGAAATTTGAGGCTGCCAACGGGAACATACAGGATATGGAGGCGGTGGAGATCCCGTTTAATTTCGGCGGGCCGGCGGCACAGGCATAG
- the yidC gene encoding membrane protein insertase YidC yields the protein MGMDRNTIIGFVLIGALLIAMFIINSQSNQTYLKEKKRIEDSITASKPKPDMALVKLDSLRSDSAIKKKEQLPAVFITDSTGKERFDTLENDVLRIVFTNKGGQPADVALKEFRKYDGKPVVLGKGSYNKISYTINTGVNQTTETANVPFVSSGKTTAADRSQSISFVLRDSAGKEIIHRYTLPQNSYMLDLNISVNGADKLFSQNSINFLWQTEAAQAENDLKYEREQTHICYLKNGSYDFEYLGSGDDKKFENTVDWLAVKQQFFVSAFIAKNKMQSAIVKWTLPADSLKIVSQTSASCRLALASGSKAEIPLQLYYGPSDYNVLGKNNNQMQDIVPYGSGVFAFVKYINRHFLLPIFDFLRNNIASMGIVILILTLVIRLITSPILYKSYLSGAKMKALKPEIDLLKAKFTDRSGKLDQQAFGMEQMKLWKSAGVSPLGGCLPALLQIPIFMSLYYFFQSNISLRGQNFLWAKDLAAYDSVATLPFSIPFYGDHVSLFTITATLTSLVISIYSMSSMQDNTNPVMKYMPYIFPVLLLGVFNNLPAALTWYYTVSNTITLILQIVIQKYIINHEKILAQIEVNRKRPVKQNKFQERLMAMQESNKKLQETRKKNGKR from the coding sequence ATGGGAATGGACAGAAATACGATAATTGGTTTTGTGTTGATTGGTGCTTTATTGATAGCAATGTTTATAATTAACAGCCAGAGCAACCAGACTTATCTTAAGGAAAAGAAAAGGATAGAAGATTCAATAACTGCTTCAAAGCCGAAACCAGATATGGCATTGGTAAAGCTGGATTCCCTGAGGTCAGATTCGGCAATCAAAAAGAAAGAGCAATTACCGGCGGTCTTTATCACAGACTCAACCGGGAAGGAGCGTTTTGATACACTGGAAAATGATGTACTGAGAATTGTGTTCACCAATAAGGGGGGGCAACCTGCAGATGTTGCATTGAAGGAGTTCAGGAAATATGATGGTAAACCGGTCGTTCTGGGCAAAGGTTCATACAACAAGATCTCTTACACGATCAACACGGGAGTGAACCAAACGACGGAAACAGCCAACGTTCCGTTCGTGAGCAGCGGAAAGACCACCGCAGCAGATAGGTCACAAAGCATTTCATTTGTTTTGAGAGATTCGGCCGGGAAGGAGATCATACACCGTTACACGCTGCCGCAAAACAGCTACATGCTGGATCTGAATATATCGGTTAACGGGGCTGATAAATTATTCTCACAGAACAGCATTAATTTCCTGTGGCAGACCGAAGCGGCACAGGCTGAAAATGATTTGAAATATGAGCGGGAACAAACCCATATCTGTTACCTTAAAAACGGCAGTTATGATTTTGAATACCTGGGATCGGGGGATGATAAAAAGTTTGAGAACACGGTTGACTGGCTGGCGGTCAAGCAACAGTTCTTTGTATCGGCATTCATTGCGAAAAACAAAATGCAGAGTGCCATCGTTAAATGGACCCTGCCGGCGGATTCATTAAAGATCGTGTCGCAAACATCGGCCAGTTGCAGGCTTGCCCTGGCCAGTGGTTCAAAAGCGGAGATCCCGTTGCAGTTGTATTATGGCCCCAGCGATTACAATGTGCTTGGTAAAAACAACAATCAGATGCAGGATATTGTGCCTTACGGAAGCGGCGTGTTTGCTTTTGTGAAATACATTAACCGTCATTTTTTATTACCGATCTTCGATTTTCTCAGGAACAATATTGCCAGCATGGGTATCGTGATCCTGATCCTGACGCTGGTTATACGGTTGATCACATCACCCATTTTGTATAAGAGCTATCTGAGCGGGGCCAAGATGAAGGCCTTAAAGCCCGAGATCGATCTCCTGAAAGCAAAATTCACAGACAGATCCGGTAAATTGGACCAGCAGGCCTTTGGTATGGAGCAAATGAAATTGTGGAAATCTGCCGGGGTGAGTCCTTTAGGTGGCTGTTTGCCTGCCTTGCTGCAGATACCGATATTTATGTCGCTGTATTATTTCTTCCAGTCCAATATCTCGTTAAGGGGCCAGAACTTTCTATGGGCTAAAGACCTGGCAGCGTACGATTCTGTGGCAACCCTTCCGTTTTCAATACCTTTTTATGGCGATCATGTAAGTTTATTTACCATAACTGCCACACTGACTAGCCTGGTAATATCGATCTACAGCATGAGCAGTATGCAGGATAATACAAATCCTGTAATGAAATACATGCCGTACATATTTCCTGTATTGCTGCTGGGTGTATTTAATAACCTGCCGGCGGCTTTGACCTGGTATTATACCGTTTCAAACACCATCACACTTATTTTGCAGATCGTGATCCAGAAGTACATAATCAACCACGAAAAGATCCTTGCACAGATCGAAGTGAACCGCAAACGGCCTGTCAAGCAAAACAAATTCCAGGAACGGTTAATGGCGATGCAGGAAAGTAATAAGAAACTGCAGGAGACCAGGAAGAAAAATGGTAAAAGATAG
- a CDS encoding four helix bundle protein, producing the protein MEIFIISKKISPEEKHSLTDQIRRSSRSVCTNLVEAYRRRRYIKYFTSKLNDCETENTETQVWLDFSHDCKYITSEEYNYLSAINDEIGKLIWYMINNPDKFR; encoded by the coding sequence ATGGAAATTTTTATCATCTCTAAAAAAATCTCTCCCGAAGAAAAACATTCCTTAACTGATCAAATAAGAAGATCATCAAGATCTGTTTGTACAAATTTAGTGGAAGCATATAGAAGGAGACGCTATATTAAATACTTCACCAGTAAATTAAACGACTGTGAAACAGAGAATACGGAAACACAGGTGTGGCTTGATTTTTCACATGATTGCAAATACATAACATCAGAAGAATACAATTATCTATCAGCAATAAATGATGAAATTGGAAAATTGATCTGGTATATGATTAATAATCCAGATAAATTCCGTTGA
- the radC gene encoding DNA repair protein RadC: MENVNKPSTSIKNWAADDRPREKLLSKGPAALSNSELIAILINNGSKTKSAVELAKEILTLGHNNLNELGKLSLKDLKRVKGIGEAKSITIAAALELGRRRQATASLEKPVVRSSKEIAGYLKALIKDYHYEVFAVIFLNRANKINHFEVISRGGITGTVADPRVILKKALEEDATSIVLCHNHPSGNLQPSLADEELTKKIKEAASYMDIKVIDHIIVSEDGYYSFADEGIL, translated from the coding sequence ATGGAAAATGTCAACAAGCCTTCCACATCCATAAAAAACTGGGCTGCCGATGACCGGCCCAGGGAAAAATTACTCAGCAAAGGCCCTGCTGCCCTGAGTAATTCTGAATTGATCGCCATCCTGATCAATAATGGCAGTAAAACAAAAAGCGCTGTTGAACTGGCCAAAGAAATTCTTACCCTGGGGCACAACAACCTGAATGAACTGGGAAAGCTTTCTCTGAAAGACCTTAAGCGGGTAAAAGGGATCGGGGAGGCGAAATCAATAACCATCGCAGCTGCCCTTGAACTGGGGCGCAGGAGGCAGGCTACGGCCAGCCTTGAAAAACCGGTGGTAAGGTCAAGCAAAGAAATTGCCGGGTATCTGAAAGCACTTATCAAGGACTACCACTACGAAGTATTTGCTGTCATTTTTCTGAACAGGGCCAACAAGATCAATCATTTTGAGGTCATTAGCCGGGGAGGCATCACCGGAACCGTAGCCGACCCCCGGGTAATCCTGAAGAAAGCCCTTGAGGAAGATGCAACATCCATCGTACTTTGTCATAATCATCCTTCCGGCAATTTACAGCCAAGCCTGGCAGATGAGGAACTTACAAAGAAAATCAAAGAAGCCGCCTCCTATATGGATATTAAGGTGATCGATCACATTATTGTGAGTGAAGATGGGTATTACAGTTTTGCTGACGAAGGAATTCTTTAG
- a CDS encoding 50S ribosomal protein L25, with product MKSITIEGQLRTESGKKATRQLRSQKMVPGVIYGGSQEINFYAPATAFKDIVYTPEFMVAEVTVEGKSYRCILKDLQFHKVSDALLHVDFLELVDDKKVIATLPLKFVGAPAGVKAGGKLVTKMKTLKVKAFPKYLKESIEVNIDKLELNENIRVEDVMTDNMEILNSPRIPIASVTMTRQLKQEEATAPKAEATAAPAAAPAAEKK from the coding sequence ATGAAATCAATTACGATCGAAGGACAACTGAGGACCGAAAGCGGAAAAAAAGCCACCCGCCAACTTCGCTCTCAGAAAATGGTGCCAGGTGTAATTTATGGTGGTTCACAGGAAATTAATTTCTATGCTCCGGCAACTGCTTTTAAAGACATCGTGTACACACCGGAATTTATGGTGGCAGAAGTAACCGTGGAAGGCAAATCCTATCGCTGCATTTTAAAAGACCTGCAGTTTCATAAGGTAAGTGATGCGTTACTGCATGTTGACTTTTTAGAACTGGTTGACGATAAAAAAGTGATCGCTACCCTGCCGCTTAAATTTGTTGGAGCACCTGCCGGCGTTAAGGCCGGAGGTAAATTGGTTACTAAAATGAAGACATTAAAGGTAAAGGCATTCCCTAAATACCTTAAGGAAAGCATTGAAGTGAATATTGATAAGCTGGAACTGAATGAAAATATAAGGGTGGAGGATGTAATGACAGATAATATGGAAATACTGAACTCTCCCCGTATTCCTATCGCTTCTGTTACCATGACAAGGCAATTGAAGCAGGAGGAAGCAACCGCTCCGAAAGCAGAAGCAACTGCAGCTCCGGCTGCTGCGCCCGCAGCTGAAAAGAAATAA